One genomic region from Shewanella aestuarii encodes:
- a CDS encoding ribbon-helix-helix domain-containing protein: MSLTDLKRKKPKQIRKAVSVDDFIEDANNYAFGKQTVVGESPQMQQSTQDFLQGLDKKSTKIYRHATFTLTEKSIAQLNELSKTTQIAKSKLLRMLIDDFYRLTDAKQHAMLKRR, translated from the coding sequence ATGAGTTTAACTGATCTTAAGCGTAAGAAGCCGAAACAGATTAGAAAAGCCGTTTCGGTTGACGACTTTATCGAAGATGCCAATAACTATGCATTTGGTAAGCAAACGGTTGTGGGTGAATCGCCACAAATGCAGCAATCTACTCAAGATTTTTTACAAGGTTTAGACAAAAAGTCCACTAAAATATACCGTCACGCCACCTTCACCTTGACTGAAAAAAGTATTGCTCAGTTAAATGAACTTTCTAAAACCACACAAATTGCAAAATCTAAATTATTACGGATGTTAATTGATGACTTTTATCGGTTAACTGATGCCAAACAACATGCAATGTTAAAACGTAGATAG
- a CDS encoding VF530 family DNA-binding protein: MTQQNNPLHGIKLETIIIYLVDKYGWEELGNRINIRCFKDNPSVKSSLTFLRKTQWARDKVEYLYLKSNKLPLPVRNDFAAKPAARKPSQIKNINKTQSISNSTKNTVDGSVNAHIWGKS, from the coding sequence ATGACCCAGCAAAATAACCCTCTCCACGGTATAAAACTTGAAACCATAATCATCTATTTGGTTGATAAATATGGCTGGGAAGAATTAGGTAATAGGATCAATATAAGGTGTTTTAAAGATAACCCAAGTGTTAAATCAAGCTTAACCTTTTTACGAAAAACCCAATGGGCACGTGATAAGGTTGAATATTTATACTTAAAAAGCAACAAACTGCCTTTACCTGTCCGTAATGATTTTGCAGCCAAGCCAGCAGCAAGAAAGCCATCACAAATAAAGAATATCAATAAAACCCAATCAATAAGCAATTCTACTAAAAATACAGTGGATGGCTCAGTTAATGCCCACATTTGGGGTAAAAGCTAA
- a CDS encoding AAA family ATPase produces MILLVGGEKGGSGKSCLAQNIAVHITQKYNANVLMVDCDPQRTTSDWIQARNNDPSLTPINCIQLYGKIRNDLLSLDERFDYVVVDCGGQDNLAMRAAMSVATYVVIPLRPKRRDLKTLPHMEDMLSTCKMVNPKMVATIVMTQCPSLPSQYKRILEAKEVVESYNLRALNSVTFSRNIYDDSEESGSSVLEIEPDGKAAIEIRAIADELFAIPPDNSYEFN; encoded by the coding sequence ATGATACTGCTTGTAGGCGGTGAAAAAGGTGGCAGTGGCAAAAGCTGTTTGGCGCAAAATATTGCCGTTCATATTACCCAAAAATATAATGCTAATGTACTCATGGTGGATTGTGATCCGCAGCGAACCACATCGGATTGGATCCAGGCGCGCAACAATGACCCAAGTTTAACACCAATCAACTGTATTCAATTATATGGCAAAATCCGAAACGATTTACTCAGTCTCGATGAACGCTTCGATTATGTAGTGGTGGATTGTGGTGGACAAGATAACCTTGCCATGCGCGCAGCTATGTCAGTAGCGACCTATGTTGTTATTCCATTGCGACCTAAACGTCGTGATTTAAAAACCTTACCACACATGGAAGACATGCTAAGTACCTGTAAAATGGTAAACCCGAAAATGGTCGCCACCATTGTTATGACCCAATGCCCCTCTCTTCCTTCACAATACAAACGAATTCTAGAAGCGAAAGAAGTTGTAGAGTCATATAACCTTCGCGCACTCAACTCAGTGACCTTCAGCCGCAACATCTATGATGACAGCGAAGAAAGCGGTTCATCTGTGTTAGAAATTGAGCCCGATGGCAAAGCTGCAATAGAAATTCGCGCTATCGCTGATGAACTTTTTGCAATCCCACCAGATAATAGCTATGAGTTTAACTGA
- the ribA gene encoding GTP cyclohydrolase II, which translates to MTIKYIATSTLPTPWGVFDMHGFEDTETGKEHVALTFGQLDTNEPILGRIHSECLTGDALFSLRCDCGFQLQTAMQTIAELGQGFILYLRQEGRGIGLLNKIRAYQLQDQGANTVEANERLGFQADMRKYDMIKPMLEQIGVKKVRLMTNNPRKVIAMQDVGIEVAERVPLQVGKNRYNEDYLKTKSTQLGHMMSEHHFNDEQK; encoded by the coding sequence ATGACGATTAAATATATCGCCACTTCAACATTACCCACTCCTTGGGGCGTGTTTGACATGCATGGTTTTGAAGATACTGAAACTGGCAAAGAACATGTCGCCTTAACCTTTGGTCAATTAGATACGAATGAACCAATATTAGGGCGGATCCATTCAGAATGTTTAACTGGTGACGCCTTATTTAGTTTGCGTTGTGATTGTGGATTTCAGTTGCAAACAGCTATGCAAACCATCGCAGAGCTTGGGCAGGGCTTTATTTTGTATTTGCGTCAAGAAGGCCGTGGCATTGGTCTGTTGAACAAAATTCGCGCTTACCAGCTGCAAGACCAAGGGGCGAATACTGTTGAAGCAAATGAGCGCTTAGGTTTTCAAGCTGATATGCGCAAATACGATATGATTAAGCCTATGCTTGAACAAATTGGGGTTAAAAAAGTTCGTTTAATGACGAACAACCCTCGTAAAGTCATCGCAATGCAAGATGTAGGTATTGAAGTGGCTGAACGTGTCCCATTACAAGTGGGTAAAAACCGCTACAATGAAGATTATCTTAAAACCAAGTCAACCCAACTTGGGCATATGATGTCTGAGCATCACTTTAATGACGAGCAGAAATAA
- a CDS encoding PilZ domain-containing protein has translation MDQEPTGFDEKRSSLRVDMEAERVKLHWISKAGESFEEDGICIDLARKGVLFDYCKPFEVGELVAITFNPGTDKQNTIKGQVCRCSKSNEQSYHIAMQLL, from the coding sequence ATGGATCAAGAACCCACTGGTTTTGATGAGAAACGCAGTTCATTACGTGTTGATATGGAAGCAGAAAGAGTCAAACTTCATTGGATATCCAAAGCTGGCGAAAGCTTTGAGGAAGATGGGATTTGTATAGATTTAGCCCGAAAAGGTGTGCTATTTGATTATTGCAAACCTTTTGAAGTGGGTGAATTAGTTGCCATCACCTTTAACCCCGGTACTGATAAACAAAATACTATTAAAGGCCAAGTATGCCGCTGTAGTAAAAGTAATGAGCAAAGCTACCATATCGCCATGCAGTTACTTTAA